A single genomic interval of Halobacillus halophilus DSM 2266 harbors:
- a CDS encoding glycoside hydrolase family 2 protein — MNGTWQFAWDDENKGEQEGWAQSDESLPQQINVPYAYQSKNSGIDSQEPHDVVWYKRHFHWGKRDGFELLLHFEAVDYHTKVWVNGQFVGDHAGGHTPFSFSIGSVVQDGNNVITVRAEDHNGVEQPIGKQSWKSDNFLCWYTRTTGIWQPVWLEEVSSLHIKGVKMTPDLAHSNLQVEAELPLHQSKAYLEAHVYFKDEWIHSSGAWIKPNQTKVDFQIDAESDQADFRVYYWTPDQPQLYDIYFSLKVDDEIVDQAESYFGMRSMEVKDDKILLNQEFFYQKLILDQGYYEDSLMSASYEQMHSDLTKVKAMGFNGVRRHQTIADRRYMTLCDQLGLVMWAEMPSIFKFSDSSMQAMQNETREMVMKHYNHPSVIVYTLMNESWGVNEIYHRSDQQNFVNALYYQTKAQDPTRLIVGNDGWEHTATDILTIHDYNSSAEDIAATYKDKASYVDESPSKTSKKQNFASGYRYTGQPIIMSEFGGIAFSPQEDANTWGYGARPQTEKEALARFEKLMKAVMETDSFQGFCYTQLTDVEQEVNGLLNHKHNDKFDQREIRSILSSVQSDGFIFE, encoded by the coding sequence TTGAACGGAACCTGGCAATTCGCATGGGATGATGAAAACAAAGGCGAACAGGAAGGCTGGGCTCAATCGGACGAGAGCCTACCCCAGCAGATTAACGTTCCTTACGCGTATCAAAGTAAAAATTCTGGTATCGATTCACAGGAACCGCACGATGTAGTCTGGTATAAACGCCATTTTCACTGGGGAAAAAGAGATGGCTTTGAGCTTCTCCTGCATTTTGAAGCTGTAGATTACCATACAAAAGTATGGGTGAACGGCCAGTTTGTCGGAGATCATGCAGGTGGTCATACGCCCTTCAGCTTTTCAATTGGCTCTGTTGTACAGGATGGAAACAATGTGATCACCGTCCGGGCGGAAGACCATAATGGAGTGGAACAGCCCATTGGGAAGCAGTCCTGGAAATCAGATAACTTCCTATGCTGGTACACACGGACAACGGGTATTTGGCAGCCGGTATGGCTCGAAGAAGTATCCTCCCTGCATATAAAAGGTGTGAAGATGACACCTGATTTGGCCCATTCCAATCTGCAAGTAGAAGCTGAACTTCCGCTTCATCAGTCGAAGGCTTATTTAGAGGCTCACGTTTATTTCAAAGATGAATGGATCCATTCATCAGGAGCCTGGATTAAACCCAATCAAACAAAAGTGGATTTCCAAATAGATGCCGAGTCCGACCAGGCTGATTTTCGAGTTTACTATTGGACGCCGGACCAGCCACAATTGTATGATATTTACTTTTCTTTAAAAGTCGACGACGAGATCGTGGATCAGGCGGAAAGCTATTTCGGCATGCGGAGCATGGAAGTGAAAGATGACAAAATCCTGCTGAATCAGGAATTCTTTTATCAAAAGTTAATTCTCGATCAAGGCTATTATGAAGATTCATTAATGTCGGCCAGCTACGAGCAGATGCATTCGGATTTAACGAAAGTAAAAGCAATGGGATTCAACGGGGTCAGGCGTCATCAGACAATTGCCGACCGCAGATATATGACGCTTTGCGATCAGCTGGGGCTTGTCATGTGGGCTGAAATGCCAAGTATATTTAAGTTTTCCGATTCATCCATGCAGGCCATGCAGAACGAAACACGGGAAATGGTAATGAAACACTATAACCACCCCTCTGTCATTGTCTATACACTTATGAACGAATCGTGGGGCGTGAACGAAATTTATCACCGCAGCGATCAGCAGAATTTTGTAAACGCTCTCTATTATCAGACTAAAGCTCAGGATCCAACCCGTCTGATCGTTGGCAATGACGGTTGGGAACATACCGCTACGGATATCCTAACGATTCACGACTATAACTCTTCTGCGGAAGATATAGCGGCAACTTATAAAGATAAAGCTTCCTATGTAGATGAAAGCCCTTCTAAGACCAGTAAAAAGCAGAACTTTGCCAGCGGTTATCGATACACGGGACAGCCTATTATTATGAGCGAGTTTGGAGGCATTGCCTTTAGTCCTCAGGAAGACGCCAATACGTGGGGATACGGCGCACGACCTCAAACGGAAAAGGAAGCGTTAGCAAGATTTGAGAAACTGATGAAAGCGGTTATGGAAACCGATTCATTTCAGGGGTTCTGCTATACACAGCTGACAGACGTGGAGCAGGAAGTTAATGGGTTACTGAACCACAAGCATAACGATAAATTTGATCAGCGGGAAATCCGCTCCATTTTATCTTCCGTTCAGTCCGATGGGTTTATTTTTGAATAA
- the gnd gene encoding phosphogluconate dehydrogenase (NAD(+)-dependent, decarboxylating), whose amino-acid sequence MKIGLIGLGKMGYNLGLNLMDHGHEVVANDVNADQIKEIANAGAVPANSLKELVENLEAPRTVWVMVPAGEITQSVLDELSGLLEAGDRVIDGGNSNYKDSLRRAEQFKEKDMFFFDVGTSGGTEGARHGGCFMIGGDEEQFKEIEPIFADTSVENGYHYAGRAASGHFLKMVHNGIEYGMMQSIAEGYEILEKSPFDYDYEAVSKVWNNGSVIRSWLIELMESAFSKDAKLEDIRGVMNSSGEGKWTLETAIEYEMAAPVIAMSLMTRYRSQEDDTFSGKVVAALRNEFGGHAVVKK is encoded by the coding sequence ATGAAGATTGGATTAATAGGTCTTGGAAAAATGGGTTACAACCTGGGGTTGAACCTGATGGATCATGGACATGAAGTAGTAGCGAACGATGTGAACGCCGATCAAATAAAAGAAATTGCCAATGCAGGAGCAGTTCCTGCCAACAGTTTGAAAGAACTTGTTGAAAATCTGGAAGCACCTCGCACGGTCTGGGTCATGGTTCCAGCAGGAGAAATTACGCAATCTGTTCTGGACGAGCTTTCTGGTTTACTTGAAGCAGGTGATCGTGTCATTGATGGAGGAAACTCCAATTATAAAGACAGCTTGCGCCGCGCGGAACAATTTAAAGAGAAGGACATGTTCTTCTTTGATGTAGGAACAAGCGGCGGAACAGAAGGAGCCCGTCACGGCGGCTGCTTTATGATCGGCGGAGACGAAGAGCAGTTTAAAGAGATCGAGCCAATTTTTGCAGATACATCTGTTGAGAACGGTTACCACTATGCAGGACGTGCCGCTAGTGGCCACTTTCTGAAAATGGTCCACAACGGTATTGAATATGGAATGATGCAATCCATTGCAGAAGGCTATGAAATCTTGGAAAAAAGTCCATTTGATTATGATTACGAAGCGGTATCCAAGGTGTGGAACAATGGGTCTGTTATCCGCTCCTGGTTAATCGAACTCATGGAAAGTGCATTCTCGAAGGATGCGAAGCTTGAGGATATTCGCGGCGTAATGAACTCTTCCGGTGAAGGAAAATGGACACTGGAAACGGCGATTGAGTATGAAATGGCAGCACCGGTCATCGCTATGTCCCTGATGACGCGCTATCGTTCTCAGGAAGATGATACCTTCTCAGGCAAAGTCGTTGCAGCACTCAGGAACGAATTCGGCGGGCACGCCGTCGTGAAAAAATAA
- a CDS encoding peptidoglycan-binding protein — translation MIEVQKLKERSIRNMGNVQAEVRKRALEFIELAYKKRIPVQISSGFRSMEEQARLYGQGRPNYVWQGKKYGSKGNIVTKAQPGQSNHNKGWAIDYFIVSEDGTKALWKVDEKWRQAASIAKSLGFSWGGDWKSFPDYPHLELVPGTASVTGSVLRRGMSSSSVKEVQRVLMARGYQLGSTGADGHFGPRTESAVREFQRDWLLRVDGVVGSETSRALETSGYPGFPLKRGRSGKYVRQIQRVLGIDVDGSYGRQTESSVRKFQTKHKLQLDGVTGPATWRKLFP, via the coding sequence ATGATAGAGGTTCAGAAGCTTAAGGAACGCAGTATTCGCAACATGGGAAACGTACAGGCGGAAGTGAGAAAGCGTGCTCTGGAGTTCATTGAACTAGCTTATAAAAAAAGAATTCCAGTTCAAATATCTTCAGGATTTCGGTCAATGGAAGAGCAGGCCAGGCTTTATGGGCAGGGGCGTCCTAATTATGTCTGGCAGGGGAAGAAATACGGAAGTAAGGGAAACATTGTAACGAAAGCTCAGCCCGGGCAGAGCAATCATAATAAAGGCTGGGCGATTGATTACTTCATTGTTTCGGAAGATGGTACAAAAGCATTGTGGAAGGTAGACGAAAAGTGGAGGCAGGCAGCGTCCATTGCTAAAAGCCTGGGATTTTCCTGGGGCGGAGATTGGAAGTCCTTCCCGGACTACCCGCATTTGGAACTCGTGCCGGGGACTGCTTCAGTTACAGGGAGCGTATTGAGAAGAGGGATGAGCAGTTCTTCCGTGAAAGAGGTGCAACGTGTACTAATGGCACGGGGATATCAATTGGGGAGTACAGGTGCTGATGGACATTTTGGGCCACGAACAGAATCCGCGGTAAGGGAGTTTCAGAGAGACTGGCTGCTTCGTGTTGATGGCGTAGTGGGGAGTGAGACATCGCGTGCTTTAGAGACAAGTGGCTATCCGGGTTTTCCATTGAAAAGAGGGAGATCAGGGAAGTATGTCAGACAAATTCAAAGAGTGCTCGGTATAGACGTGGATGGAAGTTACGGAAGACAGACTGAATCTTCCGTCCGCAAATTTCAAACGAAGCACAAACTTCAACTGGACGGCGTAACAGGCCCCGCAACCTGGCGAAAACTATTTCCATAA
- a CDS encoding sodium:solute symporter family protein, giving the protein MNEQFVVSLILILATFGLYIGIAVFNMARATSDFYVAGRGVPPVFNGMAIGADWMSAASFIGMAGTVMVLGYDGLAYIMGWTGGYLLLTFLLAPQLRKFGRYTVPEFIGDRYKSNAARLIAAVATIIISFTYSVGQLSGSGVVIGRLLEVNTVIGTLIGVVLIAFYSALGGMKGITWTQVAQYIVLIIAYLIPVIFMSMQLTQNPIPWLSYGDVISEMRVLDQELGISEYVVPFTEATKWQFMALMFTLMAGTAGLPHVIVRFYTVATMKAARWSGAWALLFIGLLYLSAPAYAAFSRFILMTEVAGSSLTNLPGWTEAWVDTGRLSLADGNSDGILQWSELVISNDIVVMATPEIADLGIFVIGLMAAGAMAAALSTAGGLMIAISAALSHDIYYRSINPKATEQKRLAVGRISIVAATIVAGLVALNPPGAITQIVAWAFALASGSFFPALILGVWWKRANGPGVVAGMLVGLSVTLGYIFAAKYGGFTILGIIDTGAGVFGASAALITNIVVSLLTPPPSQKLQEEVQDMHYPEQIQYKDGEAWIKDAK; this is encoded by the coding sequence ATGAACGAACAATTTGTAGTATCTCTAATTTTAATTTTAGCAACGTTTGGACTATATATAGGAATTGCCGTATTTAATATGGCACGGGCCACCTCGGACTTTTACGTAGCAGGACGCGGTGTCCCCCCCGTGTTTAACGGAATGGCGATTGGCGCCGATTGGATGAGTGCAGCTTCATTCATTGGAATGGCGGGTACGGTAATGGTGCTCGGTTATGATGGTCTGGCTTACATAATGGGGTGGACAGGCGGATATCTGCTGTTAACCTTCCTTTTGGCCCCGCAGTTGAGAAAATTTGGACGCTATACGGTGCCCGAATTCATTGGGGATCGTTATAAAAGTAATGCGGCCCGGCTGATTGCCGCTGTCGCAACAATTATTATCAGCTTCACGTACTCGGTGGGTCAGCTTTCCGGGTCAGGTGTAGTCATTGGACGGCTGCTTGAAGTCAACACGGTGATCGGAACGCTGATTGGTGTGGTTCTCATTGCTTTTTATTCAGCTTTAGGTGGAATGAAAGGGATCACATGGACGCAGGTCGCACAGTACATCGTGTTGATTATCGCTTACTTAATCCCGGTTATTTTTATGTCGATGCAGCTTACACAAAACCCGATTCCGTGGCTTTCCTACGGGGATGTTATTTCGGAAATGAGGGTGCTGGATCAGGAGCTCGGTATTTCTGAGTATGTGGTTCCTTTTACAGAAGCGACGAAGTGGCAGTTTATGGCTCTCATGTTTACGCTGATGGCCGGTACAGCTGGTCTGCCTCACGTCATTGTGAGGTTTTACACGGTGGCTACCATGAAAGCGGCTCGCTGGAGCGGAGCTTGGGCGCTGTTATTTATAGGATTGCTTTATTTGTCTGCTCCTGCTTACGCGGCCTTTTCCCGGTTTATATTAATGACCGAAGTGGCTGGGTCTTCTCTTACCAATCTGCCGGGGTGGACAGAAGCCTGGGTGGATACCGGACGGCTGTCACTTGCGGATGGCAACAGTGACGGAATTCTGCAGTGGTCCGAGCTTGTCATTAGTAACGACATTGTCGTCATGGCGACACCGGAAATTGCAGACCTCGGAATCTTCGTCATTGGTCTTATGGCGGCAGGTGCTATGGCAGCAGCTCTATCCACCGCGGGTGGTCTGATGATCGCGATTTCAGCCGCTTTGTCCCACGATATTTATTATCGTTCCATTAATCCAAAAGCGACCGAGCAGAAGCGGCTTGCTGTCGGCCGGATCTCTATTGTGGCCGCTACAATAGTGGCAGGTCTAGTGGCACTGAATCCGCCAGGAGCGATTACCCAAATTGTAGCATGGGCCTTTGCACTTGCCTCCGGGTCGTTTTTCCCGGCACTTATACTCGGAGTATGGTGGAAGCGGGCCAATGGGCCAGGGGTGGTAGCGGGTATGCTCGTAGGGCTGTCGGTCACGCTGGGTTACATTTTCGCTGCCAAATATGGCGGTTTCACGATTCTCGGAATTATTGATACAGGAGCTGGAGTGTTTGGCGCCTCGGCTGCGCTGATCACCAATATTGTAGTCTCGCTCTTGACGCCTCCACCTTCGCAGAAATTGCAGGAGGAAGTTCAGGATATGCATTACCCAGAGCAAATCCAATATAAAGACGGAGAAGCCTGGATCAAAGACGCCAAATAG
- a CDS encoding sigma-70 family RNA polymerase sigma factor, with protein sequence MIKNHDFAEVVEEYKRLIYYHIRKLNIIDRNGDFFAEGLYALWQAHDTYDENAGTLSSYINWKIHNALIDKIRKDNRTVEAEERFQDHVIHMQLYQVEDVVLDPYLWKSIRALLTDNQWKWIYYSIIHDFSVDQIAAREGVTRDAVKNWGRHARKRLENSSIFNRKALEKYSRA encoded by the coding sequence ATGATAAAGAATCATGATTTTGCAGAAGTAGTGGAGGAATATAAACGATTAATCTATTACCATATTAGAAAACTGAATATTATCGACCGGAACGGTGACTTTTTCGCGGAGGGGCTTTATGCCTTGTGGCAGGCCCACGATACATATGACGAGAATGCGGGTACACTCAGTTCTTATATCAATTGGAAGATTCACAATGCACTGATCGATAAAATAAGAAAAGATAATCGGACGGTAGAAGCTGAAGAACGGTTTCAGGATCATGTAATCCATATGCAGCTCTATCAAGTGGAGGATGTCGTGCTGGATCCGTATCTATGGAAAAGTATTCGAGCGCTGCTTACCGATAATCAGTGGAAATGGATCTATTACTCGATTATCCATGATTTCTCTGTTGATCAAATTGCTGCCAGGGAGGGAGTGACCAGAGACGCGGTTAAGAACTGGGGAAGGCATGCCAGGAAGAGACTGGAGAACAGTTCAATATTCAATAGAAAAGCCCTGGAGAAATACTCCAGGGCCTAA
- a CDS encoding MurR/RpiR family transcriptional regulator, whose translation MAEVPTKHVINRIRSSYSQFSEKEKLIADYILENRDQIVHSTINQVADDLMVADATVFRFCKRLGFKGYQAMKIALASETVNPIQDIHETITENDTDLEITEKVFQANIRALEASRDIQNHESLAKAMDDLLSAERVFFYGSGGSGILAMDAHHKFLRTGMETHAYTDSHLQLMSASQLREGDLAVVISHTGSNKDILDIVDVAKSNGARVLAITNFAKSPLTKSVDLSLYTVAQETEFRSEALASRIAGLTLIDSLFVNYSIKKKEQAKASTQKMRNAISRKRM comes from the coding sequence ATGGCAGAAGTCCCAACCAAACACGTAATCAATCGAATTCGTTCATCCTATAGTCAATTTAGTGAAAAAGAAAAGTTAATAGCCGATTACATTTTAGAAAACAGGGATCAAATTGTCCATTCTACGATTAATCAAGTAGCCGATGATCTTATGGTCGCAGATGCAACCGTTTTCAGATTTTGTAAAAGACTCGGGTTCAAAGGCTACCAGGCGATGAAAATTGCCCTCGCCTCAGAAACCGTAAACCCTATTCAGGATATACATGAAACCATTACAGAAAACGATACGGATCTTGAGATCACAGAAAAAGTATTTCAAGCTAACATCCGAGCTCTGGAAGCCTCGCGCGACATTCAGAATCATGAAAGCTTAGCAAAAGCTATGGATGATCTGCTTTCAGCTGAACGTGTCTTCTTTTATGGCAGCGGCGGATCCGGCATTCTTGCGATGGATGCTCATCATAAGTTTTTACGCACAGGTATGGAAACCCACGCTTATACAGACTCACACCTGCAGTTAATGTCGGCTTCACAGCTGAGAGAAGGTGATTTAGCGGTCGTGATCTCGCATACAGGGTCCAATAAAGACATCCTGGATATTGTGGATGTCGCCAAATCAAACGGCGCACGCGTGTTGGCCATTACCAACTTTGCTAAATCCCCCTTAACCAAATCGGTCGACTTAAGCCTCTATACGGTTGCACAAGAAACAGAATTCCGTTCCGAAGCGCTGGCTTCACGAATCGCCGGTTTGACGCTGATCGACTCTCTGTTTGTCAATTACAGCATCAAAAAGAAGGAACAAGCGAAAGCATCCACCCAGAAAATGAGAAACGCTATCTCCAGAAAGCGGATGTAA
- a CDS encoding DUF4212 domain-containing protein: protein MRKMDPAKAKSYVRLRTILVIIYLLIGVTVSYGVVLFTQQLSSFSVMGIPLPYYMGAQGAVVTFIALLFVNAIVSDAVDRKYGINPKHVSSQDEDQAANQ, encoded by the coding sequence TTGAGAAAAATGGATCCGGCTAAAGCAAAATCTTACGTACGTTTACGAACGATATTGGTTATTATTTATTTACTGATTGGAGTGACCGTTTCCTATGGAGTTGTTCTCTTTACCCAGCAGCTTTCGTCCTTTAGCGTAATGGGGATTCCACTCCCTTACTACATGGGAGCTCAGGGAGCAGTAGTCACATTCATTGCTCTGTTATTTGTGAATGCCATTGTAAGTGACGCTGTCGATCGGAAATACGGCATCAATCCTAAGCATGTGAGCAGCCAGGACGAAGACCAGGCAGCAAATCAATAG
- a CDS encoding AEC family transporter — protein MTIFFQVVLPVILVFFAGYALQKILHLEIKSISTVTLYIMLPCLVFKTFYEAEFNQSYLMMVIFSVLLLFSILALNKIAAKVFSFDTPTESGLILSTAFMNAGNYGAPIVLFAFGDAGFVYSVSFMVLQQIVMNFFGVYYAAKGGAGIGMALKTVLKMPPTHAVWIALLFKYASIPVSDNLMSSIQLVGDATIPSIMILLGMQLANITVKNLDWSKISYAAVLRLAGSPLIAWALTVILPMNDMMASVLIVSAAMPSAATTTMYAVQFDSKPELVSSITLITTLLSVVTIPITLTILT, from the coding sequence ATGACGATATTCTTCCAGGTTGTTCTTCCTGTCATTCTCGTATTTTTCGCAGGATACGCCTTGCAAAAAATCTTACATTTAGAAATTAAATCGATATCTACTGTCACCCTATATATCATGCTTCCTTGCCTAGTATTCAAAACCTTTTATGAAGCAGAATTTAATCAGAGTTATTTAATGATGGTCATCTTTTCTGTTTTATTATTATTCTCCATTTTGGCTTTGAACAAAATAGCTGCCAAGGTATTCAGCTTTGATACCCCTACGGAAAGTGGATTGATTCTTTCCACCGCGTTTATGAATGCGGGGAATTACGGAGCTCCTATTGTCCTGTTCGCTTTTGGTGATGCCGGCTTCGTGTATTCCGTGTCGTTTATGGTTCTCCAGCAGATCGTCATGAATTTCTTCGGGGTCTATTATGCGGCAAAAGGCGGGGCTGGCATTGGGATGGCTCTTAAAACCGTCCTCAAAATGCCTCCGACGCATGCTGTCTGGATTGCGCTGCTATTTAAGTATGCATCGATCCCGGTCTCGGATAATCTCATGTCCAGCATCCAGCTGGTGGGGGACGCGACGATTCCTTCCATTATGATTCTTCTTGGTATGCAGCTTGCGAACATAACCGTTAAAAATTTAGACTGGAGTAAAATTTCGTATGCGGCTGTGCTGAGGTTAGCTGGTTCTCCGCTGATCGCCTGGGCATTAACGGTCATTTTGCCTATGAATGACATGATGGCGAGCGTACTTATCGTTTCAGCAGCTATGCCGTCAGCAGCCACGACGACGATGTATGCTGTACAGTTTGATTCAAAGCCCGAGCTCGTTTCAAGCATTACGTTAATCACAACACTGCTAAGTGTAGTTACCATTCCAATTACTCTCACAATATTAACGTAA
- the thrB gene encoding homoserine kinase, with protein sequence MSTFQIRVPATSANLGPGFDSVGIALSKYVTLECQPADKWSFGVPEEDQPHIPSGKDNLIYMTAIYTATAYGYEELPPHHVELINDVPVARGLGSSSTAVVGGIELANQLLNLELSRYEKLQLACAIEGHPDNVAPAIYGGIMVSSYDGDHLDFVQFTKGLDDLTWLAIVPDFHLETEKARSLLPQEISYKQGVHASGTANVLVAALAEQNWELAGKMMMKDQWHQPYRKELIPDFDAIAVKVKELNAAGMYISGAGPTMIALFEQLSEDKLVLLQKELPAYQVEALQVDSHGLEVTSPSLPSRQAK encoded by the coding sequence ATGAGTACATTTCAAATCCGGGTACCCGCAACTTCCGCTAATCTAGGACCAGGATTTGACTCCGTCGGCATTGCTCTTTCCAAATATGTGACGCTAGAGTGTCAGCCTGCCGATAAGTGGTCGTTCGGCGTGCCTGAGGAGGATCAGCCCCATATACCATCCGGAAAAGATAATTTAATTTATATGACCGCCATCTATACGGCAACGGCTTACGGATATGAAGAACTGCCACCGCACCATGTGGAGTTGATCAATGATGTTCCCGTTGCCCGTGGTCTTGGCAGTTCCTCTACAGCCGTTGTTGGAGGAATTGAACTTGCGAATCAGCTTCTAAATCTTGAGCTTAGCCGCTATGAAAAATTACAGCTTGCCTGCGCCATTGAAGGCCACCCGGATAATGTCGCCCCGGCCATTTACGGAGGAATTATGGTATCAAGCTATGATGGAGACCATTTAGATTTTGTCCAGTTCACCAAAGGACTCGATGACCTAACCTGGCTTGCGATCGTTCCGGATTTCCACCTGGAAACGGAAAAAGCACGCAGCCTGCTGCCTCAGGAAATCAGTTACAAGCAGGGCGTTCACGCCAGTGGTACAGCTAATGTACTCGTTGCAGCCCTGGCTGAACAAAACTGGGAACTGGCTGGGAAAATGATGATGAAAGATCAGTGGCACCAGCCGTACCGGAAAGAGTTAATTCCTGATTTTGATGCGATAGCCGTCAAAGTGAAGGAACTGAATGCTGCCGGCATGTATATTAGCGGCGCCGGCCCAACCATGATTGCTTTATTTGAACAATTAAGTGAAGATAAACTTGTTCTTCTGCAGAAAGAACTTCCCGCCTATCAGGTGGAAGCTTTACAAGTAGATAGTCACGGATTGGAAGTGACTTCTCCAAGTCTTCCAAGCCGACAAGCTAAGTAA
- a CDS encoding CHY zinc finger protein encodes MLCPSCHCEQAAGNFCSVCGSSFRESETYDDAIYEVIPVAESYAPAESALLTRVSRNADEPNRLSGYTDYFQRIIKNPSQALASDHDHFYYGMLSVGIYMATFALSFYFLANKIYTAMLGGLSTLFSEQGSQQALPFINFTSSIFFFVLLFVGSAVVCMYTANLLMGKGMSFKRLIAQYGSVVLPFSCLNLIAIVFGLAGYTTLTLFTAGLSLFFTISILPALFIYHHGLHRTASTRSFYWSIGTSAVSMIVSYLIVRTFVLEFLTQIVNVGNSL; translated from the coding sequence ATGTTATGTCCCTCCTGTCATTGTGAACAAGCAGCCGGGAACTTCTGCTCGGTCTGTGGAAGCTCTTTTCGAGAGTCGGAAACGTATGATGATGCGATTTATGAGGTTATTCCTGTTGCTGAGTCATACGCCCCCGCAGAAAGCGCCCTATTAACCCGCGTTTCCAGAAACGCGGATGAACCGAACCGGCTCAGTGGCTACACAGACTATTTTCAACGGATTATTAAAAACCCTTCGCAGGCTTTAGCATCCGATCATGACCACTTTTACTATGGAATGCTATCGGTTGGAATTTACATGGCAACCTTTGCGTTAAGTTTCTATTTTCTCGCTAACAAAATTTACACCGCAATGCTTGGCGGGCTCTCAACCCTATTTTCTGAACAAGGCAGCCAACAGGCTCTTCCTTTTATTAATTTTACCTCATCCATTTTCTTTTTCGTTCTCTTATTCGTCGGCTCAGCCGTAGTCTGTATGTACACGGCGAATCTGTTGATGGGTAAAGGCATGTCCTTTAAGAGGCTCATAGCCCAGTATGGAAGTGTAGTACTTCCTTTCTCCTGTCTTAATTTGATCGCCATCGTATTCGGGCTGGCAGGCTATACCACACTTACCTTATTCACGGCTGGATTATCTTTATTCTTTACCATCTCAATCCTACCTGCCCTCTTTATCTATCATCATGGGCTGCACCGGACGGCATCCACCCGCTCCTTCTACTGGAGCATCGGAACGTCTGCTGTCTCCATGATTGTGTCTTATTTAATTGTCCGTACCTTTGTATTAGAATTTCTAACCCAAATCGTCAATGTTGGAAACAGCTTATAA
- a CDS encoding transposase — MPNPKRIWYPRACFHITARGNRKTDIFYEPSDRYRYLQFLTEAKQSYPFKIHAYCLMTNHIHLLVETINHPPGTFMKDVHSKYAMYFNKKYDYVGHLFQGPYKADLQGDVNALLQVSRYIHLNPCRALITSKPETYKWSSYPHYLSLLPYPSSIVTTSTILSYFKSPEEYAFFVNLANKTTSGHP; from the coding sequence ATGCCAAACCCTAAACGAATCTGGTATCCTCGTGCTTGTTTTCACATTACAGCGCGCGGCAACAGAAAAACGGATATCTTTTATGAACCGAGTGATCGCTATCGTTACTTGCAGTTCTTAACAGAAGCTAAACAGAGTTACCCTTTTAAAATCCACGCTTACTGTCTCATGACCAATCACATCCACCTGCTGGTTGAAACCATTAACCATCCCCCTGGTACTTTCATGAAAGACGTCCACTCCAAATATGCCATGTATTTTAATAAGAAATATGACTATGTGGGTCATCTTTTTCAAGGTCCTTATAAAGCAGATCTTCAAGGCGATGTAAACGCCCTTCTTCAAGTAAGCCGGTACATTCATTTAAATCCATGCCGGGCTTTGATTACTTCTAAGCCGGAAACGTATAAATGGAGCAGCTATCCTCACTACCTATCTCTTCTGCCGTACCCTTCTTCTATTGTTACCACTTCCACCATCCTCTCCTACTTCAAAAGTCCTGAAGAATACGCCTTCTTTGTGAATCTGGCAAATAAAACCACCTCAGGTCATCCATAA
- a CDS encoding VanZ family protein — MFKNAIYQLLPIIIMIILFIFSSQPYEEQNIKPAMNQWIPIEWLRPLAELIHITYHGQEVSVEAQGIDGVIEFFIRKSAHFGMFFLLMVTLWNALHQRWRLSFGKELLYALVITVGYAAFDEFHQSLTPNRTPYIGDVMIDTAGALTGVVLLSIFYKKFR, encoded by the coding sequence ATGTTTAAAAATGCCATTTATCAACTATTGCCGATTATAATTATGATTATATTATTTATTTTTTCTTCTCAGCCTTATGAAGAACAAAATATCAAACCAGCGATGAATCAATGGATTCCAATTGAATGGCTGAGGCCTCTTGCAGAGCTAATTCACATAACTTACCACGGGCAAGAGGTAAGTGTGGAAGCTCAAGGGATCGATGGGGTTATTGAATTTTTCATCCGGAAGTCCGCTCATTTCGGCATGTTCTTTTTGCTTATGGTAACTTTATGGAACGCCCTCCACCAAAGATGGCGTCTTTCGTTTGGCAAGGAACTTCTGTACGCGCTTGTTATAACCGTCGGCTATGCTGCGTTTGATGAATTTCACCAGTCCCTCACTCCGAACCGGACTCCATACATAGGAGATGTGATGATCGATACAGCCGGAGCACTGACAGGTGTAGTCCTACTATCTATCTTCTATAAAAAATTTCGATAA